ATCCCCCGATGGATAAGGGGTCTGAGCATTTCGGATGGCTTGCTTGATGTCCTTGGCGGTGTACGTGATCGTTGCGCTGACGATCTCGCAGAAGTCATCCTGCGCAGAGAGCAGGGCATTGATGGTGAGTGTCCCCCTCTTGTTGCCGTAGTCACTTATCGAGAAGATCCTGCTGCGGTCTGTGATCCCTTTTTGCACCGTCGCGAGATAGTCTCCCGTGGAGGACACATAGCGATTTTTGCTGATCGCGAGGAACTTGTCTCTGTCATAAGCAAAGAGTTCGGAGAGTCGTCGGGCAAACTGGTGATGCACACTGCGCATCAAAGCATATACTTTGGACTGATCCTTGGGGTCGAAGTCATTGACGTTGTAGATGTGCATCTCAGAGCCGATGGCAGTGGCATTCGACAGTAGTTCGAATCCATGTATATCGACATTCTTCCCGCCATACATGTATATCTTGATGGGAGCTTTGCCCTTCATGAAGTCTTTGCCTCCGAACTCGTCCTGCGTATATAGGTCGATCCAAAGATGCTTGGCCGTCTCCAGCACCGCCTTGACATTGTCGGCCTTGGGCGGATAGGTAAAGCTCCCGGGCTGAGCCGCATTGCGCTCCCAGCGGTAGATGACCTCTATACCGTATGGCAGGGTGAGTGTCTCTCTGATCCACCGATCCAGTTCGTTATGCTGTCTCTCCACTTTGTTGCTGTCTACCACACTTAGATCCGAGAGTTTTTCGCGACTGCACCCCGATACGACGAGGATAAGGAGCGAAAGGAGCGATAATATCTTAGTATTCATAAATCCTGATACGTTGCTTTTTTGTGAATGTGACAATAATCCTCCGACATCATCTGGGGTTGGGTTCAAGCCCGTTGTTGATGGCCTCTATGGGGATCTGAAGGAGTTTGCGTGGGTCTTCCTTGAGGAGGGGGCGGTAGAGCGGATTTTTTGACTGACGTTTCACCGGCATATAGAAGCGACGCAGGTCAAACCACCTCAATCCCTCGTGGACGAACTCCTTCTGACGAAAATCCGTGATGATCTTCACCAAGGCAAGCTGCTTGATCGTC
This is a stretch of genomic DNA from Porphyromonas cangingivalis. It encodes these proteins:
- a CDS encoding putative zinc-binding metallopeptidase, producing the protein MNTKILSLLSLLILVVSGCSREKLSDLSVVDSNKVERQHNELDRWIRETLTLPYGIEVIYRWERNAAQPGSFTYPPKADNVKAVLETAKHLWIDLYTQDEFGGKDFMKGKAPIKIYMYGGKNVDIHGFELLSNATAIGSEMHIYNVNDFDPKDQSKVYALMRSVHHQFARRLSELFAYDRDKFLAISKNRYVSSTGDYLATVQKGITDRSRIFSISDYGNKRGTLTINALLSAQDDFCEIVSATITYTAKDIKQAIRNAQTPYPSGDDPQDQQRALEAAKQAHHELVTKLDFVNDYFSKTVGINMVRFQRASNKLMRTYLSTEEKSETDR